One window from the genome of Candidatus Synechococcus calcipolaris G9 encodes:
- the hisS gene encoding histidine--tRNA ligase — protein MTGLQAPRGTRDILPEEQMYWQTLETQACQILERAAYRQICTPIFEQTALFERGIGEATDIVGKEMYTFSDRGQRSLTLRPEGTAGVVRAYIEHGLHQQGGVQRLWYTGPMFRYERPQSGRYRQFHQLGVEVLGSGDARADVEVIALAFDILKGLGLADLTLMLNSVGDRSDRSDYRQALIDYLTPYRQDLDKDSQERLDRNPLRILDSKDARTQEIAQAAPKLLDFLSPDSQEHFQRVKTYLDQLGIAYTINPCLVRGLDYYTHTAFEFQSRSLGAEATVCGGGRYDHLVTELGGPETPAIGWAMGLERLILLLQQQSSSPTTNLDFYLVSRGETAEQQGLILAQHLRHRGFRVEMDLSGSAFGKQLKRADRSGAPGCLIIGESEAAAATVQLKWLAQGQQTVVSQGELLTLDLRSHLDQAREFATEQSTSDAP, from the coding sequence ATGACTGGTCTTCAGGCTCCTCGGGGCACTCGTGATATTCTACCGGAAGAGCAAATGTATTGGCAGACCCTAGAAACCCAGGCCTGTCAGATATTGGAACGGGCGGCCTATCGGCAGATCTGTACCCCCATTTTTGAGCAGACCGCCCTCTTTGAACGGGGGATTGGTGAAGCCACGGATATTGTCGGTAAGGAAATGTATACCTTTAGCGATCGCGGTCAGCGGTCGTTAACGCTGCGTCCAGAAGGTACGGCGGGGGTTGTGCGCGCCTACATTGAGCATGGCTTACATCAGCAGGGGGGGGTTCAGCGACTCTGGTATACGGGCCCGATGTTTCGTTATGAGCGGCCCCAGTCCGGTCGCTATCGTCAGTTTCACCAGTTGGGGGTGGAGGTTTTGGGTAGTGGGGATGCCCGGGCCGATGTGGAGGTGATTGCCCTGGCCTTTGATATTCTCAAAGGTCTGGGGTTAGCTGACCTAACCTTAATGCTCAATTCCGTGGGCGATCGCAGCGATCGCAGTGACTACCGCCAAGCCCTCATTGACTATTTAACGCCCTACCGCCAAGACCTGGATAAGGATTCCCAGGAACGCCTCGATCGCAACCCCCTGCGAATTTTAGATAGCAAAGATGCCCGCACCCAAGAGATTGCCCAGGCTGCCCCCAAGCTCTTAGACTTTCTCAGCCCTGACTCCCAGGAACATTTTCAACGGGTAAAAACCTATCTGGATCAATTGGGCATTGCCTACACCATTAATCCCTGCCTTGTCCGGGGTTTAGACTATTACACCCATACCGCCTTTGAGTTTCAGAGTCGCAGTTTAGGGGCAGAGGCAACGGTGTGTGGTGGCGGTCGCTATGATCATCTTGTCACTGAATTAGGGGGGCCGGAAACCCCAGCCATTGGTTGGGCCATGGGCCTAGAGCGATTAATTCTTTTGCTGCAACAACAGTCGTCTTCCCCAACCACTAACCTAGATTTTTATCTGGTCTCCCGCGGTGAAACAGCGGAACAACAGGGATTAATCTTGGCCCAACATTTACGCCATCGTGGTTTTCGGGTAGAAATGGATCTCAGCGGCAGTGCCTTTGGTAAGCAACTTAAGCGGGCCGATCGCAGTGGTGCCCCCGGCTGCCTGATTATTGGCGAGAGTGAAGCGGCGGCGGCAACGGTACAACTTAAATGGCTGGCCCAGGGCCAACAGACGGTGGTGTCCCAAGGGGAGCTGCTGACATTGGATCTCCGCTCCCACCTTGACCAGGCGCGGGAATTCGCCACCGAACAATCAACCTCTGATGCGCCCTAA
- a CDS encoding sirohydrochlorin chelatase — translation MTVAIFLVAHGSYDPRPAIALRKFYQGLGDRLAPWADLADPSHLGVGILDCAPIPLGEQLCQFIQGLETQVERVGVVPLFLLPGIHVMEDIPRAIARAQKSCSIPLELLPFLGSWPPFRHLIQAHLSPSANWILIAHGSRRPQAQEWLQTLAQTCGAKLAVWSQEHSLEGAIQGILAEEKGHPPCSISIFPYFLFAGKTVEAIGQRVQELQGQYPQVRLHIHPSVEVTAELLDCVAHHITHGIEALDFPTTAGEQGLSFSGVDRTP, via the coding sequence ATGACTGTGGCTATTTTTTTGGTTGCCCACGGCAGCTATGACCCCCGCCCTGCCATTGCCCTCAGGAAATTCTACCAAGGACTGGGCGATCGCCTGGCCCCATGGGCCGATTTAGCGGATCCTAGCCATCTGGGTGTAGGCATTTTAGACTGCGCCCCCATTCCCCTAGGGGAGCAACTTTGCCAATTTATCCAGGGGCTAGAAACCCAGGTTGAGCGGGTAGGGGTGGTGCCCCTATTTTTATTACCGGGGATCCATGTGATGGAGGATATTCCCAGGGCGATCGCCCGGGCCCAGAAGAGTTGTTCCATTCCCCTAGAACTCCTGCCTTTTTTGGGGTCTTGGCCCCCCTTTCGCCACCTGATTCAGGCCCATTTAAGCCCATCCGCAAACTGGATACTCATTGCCCATGGAAGTCGCCGCCCCCAAGCCCAGGAATGGCTGCAAACCCTGGCCCAAACCTGTGGTGCCAAGCTGGCGGTGTGGTCCCAGGAGCACTCCCTAGAAGGGGCAATTCAAGGGATTCTAGCTGAAGAGAAGGGGCATCCACCCTGTTCCATTTCGATCTTTCCCTATTTTCTCTTTGCCGGTAAGACCGTTGAAGCCATTGGCCAGCGGGTTCAGGAACTGCAAGGGCAGTATCCCCAGGTACGGCTCCATATCCATCCCAGTGTAGAGGTTACAGCAGAATTACTCGATTGTGTTGCCCACCATATTACCCATGGGATTGAGGCATTGGATTTCCCTACGACAGCCGGGGAACAAGGGTTGAGTTTCTCTGGCGTGGATAGAACGCCATGA
- the csaB gene encoding polysaccharide pyruvyl transferase CsaB produces MSLSPPESSSPIRVLLCGYYGYGNGGDEALLATLLQMLPASVTPIVLTSDPTTTAALHGVDTCDRRDWRKLLKLLGQCDGFIWGGGSLIQDVTSWRSPLYYLGLMALAQGSGAITLAWGQGIGPLRSPLNQMLTKHLLKNCRAVTVRDDTSGALLTRWRIPYTQGADPVWALDGVPVSLDNLPSPRIALSLRSHRTLTPERLGVLCQALDQFQQITQAFILLLPFQKSQDLAIAEEIHAFLGDRATTKDALPSQRSQILILENPRDLKGVFATIDFAIAMRLHALIMAAAEGCPCFALSYDPKVTSLMTELNLPGLEMTELPMEPTHLAHHWTRAYSQGAIAPNQRQTLRTSALNHQRILETITTKKRAIS; encoded by the coding sequence ATGAGCCTATCTCCCCCAGAGTCATCTTCTCCAATCAGGGTGCTGTTGTGCGGCTACTACGGCTATGGGAATGGCGGCGATGAGGCTTTGTTGGCCACCCTTTTGCAAATGCTCCCGGCATCGGTTACGCCGATTGTGCTGACCAGTGATCCCACGACTACCGCAGCCCTCCATGGGGTGGACACCTGCGATCGCCGCGATTGGCGAAAACTTCTCAAACTTTTAGGGCAGTGTGATGGTTTTATTTGGGGTGGGGGCAGTCTCATTCAAGATGTCACCAGTTGGCGTAGTCCCCTCTATTACCTAGGCTTAATGGCCTTGGCCCAGGGTTCTGGAGCAATAACATTGGCCTGGGGGCAAGGTATTGGCCCGCTGAGATCGCCCCTCAATCAAATGCTAACGAAACACTTATTAAAAAACTGTCGTGCAGTGACGGTCAGAGATGACACCTCTGGCGCACTTTTAACCCGTTGGCGCATTCCCTACACCCAGGGAGCCGATCCCGTATGGGCCCTCGATGGAGTTCCTGTTTCCCTAGACAATCTGCCCTCGCCCCGGATCGCCCTATCCCTGCGGAGTCATCGAACCCTTACCCCAGAACGTCTAGGGGTGTTGTGCCAGGCCCTCGATCAGTTTCAGCAAATAACCCAGGCGTTTATCCTACTGTTGCCTTTTCAAAAGTCCCAGGATTTGGCCATTGCCGAGGAAATTCATGCCTTCCTGGGCGATCGCGCCACAACCAAGGATGCCCTCCCCAGTCAAAGGAGTCAAATTTTAATCCTCGAAAATCCCAGGGACCTGAAGGGGGTATTTGCAACCATTGACTTTGCGATCGCCATGCGCCTCCATGCCCTAATTATGGCGGCGGCGGAAGGTTGTCCCTGCTTTGCCCTCAGCTACGATCCCAAGGTCACAAGCTTAATGACGGAACTGAATTTACCCGGTCTAGAAATGACTGAGTTACCCATGGAGCCAACCCACCTGGCCCACCACTGGACAAGGGCCTATTCCCAAGGGGCGATCGCCCCCAATCAACGCCAAACCCTAAGAACATCTGCTCTGAATCATCAACGAATACTGGAAACGATTACCACGAAAAAGAGAGCAATATCCTAA
- a CDS encoding photosystem II protein Y, whose product MDWRVLLVLLPVLLAAGWAVRNILPLALKQFDGVFDPLTKK is encoded by the coding sequence ATGGATTGGCGGGTTTTACTTGTGCTCCTGCCGGTGTTATTAGCCGCAGGCTGGGCGGTTCGGAATATCCTTCCCCTTGCTTTGAAACAGTTTGATGGGGTATTTGACCCTCTCACCAAAAAATAA